The proteins below come from a single Melospiza georgiana isolate bMelGeo1 chromosome 4, bMelGeo1.pri, whole genome shotgun sequence genomic window:
- the LOC131082977 gene encoding LOW QUALITY PROTEIN: dynein axonemal intermediate chain 7-like (The sequence of the model RefSeq protein was modified relative to this genomic sequence to represent the inferred CDS: inserted 2 bases in 1 codon) encodes MRPFANDRETVMTPMLGDIKQVAERRAPLSAALPEEEAPLQEEPGGGEEAPRVVDLEQLVPVGGVFHISVLRLPPQAQDVGDWVMVELLDVGLEEYPYSPGKAEDGTQEAVQITLRLPDNVIYFKVPVLARWDPAGQWWRTDGISKITYEAEKKSITFSMGGFSTVALLQDAHLNLPYQAWELHPTGVDEGLFTITAVFATIQIQIKDNQCMLSSVVVEEEEVLSHITGKWMSPLALRAALKRAGVNIFPAEHSPKYVPVPRKGPLAEVRAYEQMALLAAAFAFAHSKWNGEVGPEQVMFKVSEHLTAGSAKGNHWSLLMFDGEKVQHLKLTETSEAFSEEVREESEFHSTLYHMVKEXASNEAMEKVERAGCMFIDSVYQLLLATSLSILLDTTACFLSKLYYQKLSIKLHFKS; translated from the exons ATGCGGCCCTTTGCAAATGACAGAGAAACAGTGATGACCCCCATGCTGGGGGACATAAAGCAGGTAGCAGAGAGGAGAG CTCCGCTGTCTGCTGCACTTCCAGAGGAGGAGGCCCCGCTGCAGGAGGAGCCGGGAGGCGGAGAAGAGGCCCCGCGAGTTGTGGATTTGGAGCAGCTGGTGCCCGTGGGGGGCGTGTTCCACATCTCTGTCCTGCGGCTGCCGCCCCAGGCCCAGGACGTCGGGGACTGGGTCATGGTGGAG CTGCTGGATGTTGGACTGGAGGAGTATCCATATTCCCCAGGAAAGGCTGAAGATGGCACACAGGAAGCAGTACAGATCACCCTGAGGCTCCCTGataatgtgatttattttaaagtgcCTGTGCTAGCCCGATGGGATCCTG CCGGCCAATGGTGGAGAACTGATGGCATCAGCAAGATAACctatgaagcagaaaaaaagagcatCACCTTCAGCATGGGTGGCTTTTCTACAGTAGCCCTTCTCCAGGATGCTCACCTGAACCTGCCCTATCAGGCCTGGGAATTGCACCCTACTGGTGTGGATGAAGGCCTCTTCACAATTACTGCAGTCTTTGCAACCATTCAGATACAAATTAAG GATAATCAGTGTATGTTGTCTTCAGTAGtggtggaagaggaggaggtgctTTCCCACATCACAGGGAAATGGATGAGTCCTCTtgccctcagagcagctttgAAAAGAGCTGGAGTGAACATTTTCCCAGCAGAGCACTCTCCCAAGtatgtccctgtgcccaggaag GGTCCCCTGGCAGAAGTGAGGGCCTATGAACAgatggctctgctggcagctgcttttgcttttgctcaCAGCAAGTGGAACGGAGAAGTGGGGCCAGAGCAAGTCATGTTCAAG GTGAGTGAACATCTGACAGCAGGTTCTGCCAAAGGCAACCACTGGTCTCTTTTGATGTTCGATGGTGAGAAAGTGCAACACCTCAAACTCACTGAAACCAGTGAAGCTTTTTCAGAAGAGGTGCGAGAAGAGTCTGAATTTCACTCCACACTCTACCATATGGTCAAGGA TGCCAGCAATGAAGCCATGGAAAAAGTGGAAAGAGCTGGCTGCATGTTCATTGATTCTGTGTATCAGCTGCTCCTTGCTACCAGTCTTAGCATACTCTTAGATACTACTGCATGCTTTCTTTCAAAACTTTATTATCAAAAGCTTTCAATAAAGTTACACTTCAAGTCTTAA